One stretch of Nocardia mangyaensis DNA includes these proteins:
- the aspS gene encoding aspartate--tRNA ligase encodes MLRTHLAGSLRSEHAGQTVTLTGWVARRRDHGGVIFIDLRDASGVAQVVFREGEAAEQSHKLRAEYCVQVTGVVEQRPDGNENPDLPTGRIEVDAKELVVLNESAPLPFQLDETPGDEARLKYRYLDLRREGPGHAIRLRSKVNAAARDVLARHDFIEVETPTLTRSTPEGARDFLVPARLQPGSFYALPQSPQLFKQLLMVGGIERYFQIARCYRDEDFRADRQPEFTQLDIEMSFVRQDDVILLAEDILTALWKLVGHEITTPIPHMTYAEAMRRFGSDKPDLRFGVEITECTDYFAETPFRVFQAEYVGAVVMPGGASQPRRQLDAWQEWAKQRGAKGLAYILINSDGTLGGPVAKNLSEAEREGLAKHVGAVPGDCVFFAAGPTKAQRALLGAARGEIARKVGLIDENAWAFVWIVDAPMFEPTSEATASGDVALGHSAWTAVHHAFTSPKPESIDTFDTDPGAALAYAYDIVCNGNEIGGGSIRIHRRDVQERVFKVMGIDHEEAQEKFGFLLDAFAYGAPPHGGIAFGWDRITALLAGEDSIREVIAFPKTGGGVDPLTDAPAPITAQQRKEAGIDAKPEVKGAEAKGAEIKGNGKPDAPDTGAAAK; translated from the coding sequence GTGCTGCGCACCCACTTGGCTGGTTCGCTGCGAAGCGAGCACGCCGGTCAGACCGTCACCCTCACCGGCTGGGTGGCCCGGCGTCGTGACCACGGTGGCGTGATCTTCATCGATCTGCGCGACGCCTCCGGGGTGGCGCAGGTGGTCTTCCGCGAGGGCGAGGCGGCCGAGCAGTCCCACAAGCTGCGCGCGGAGTACTGCGTGCAGGTCACCGGTGTGGTGGAGCAGCGTCCCGACGGCAACGAGAACCCGGACCTGCCGACCGGGCGGATCGAGGTCGACGCCAAGGAACTGGTCGTGCTCAACGAGAGCGCGCCGCTGCCCTTCCAGCTCGACGAGACCCCCGGTGACGAGGCTCGTCTCAAGTACCGCTACCTCGACCTGCGTCGCGAGGGCCCCGGCCACGCGATCCGGTTGCGCTCCAAGGTCAACGCCGCCGCGCGCGACGTCCTGGCCCGCCATGACTTCATCGAGGTCGAGACCCCCACGCTGACCCGCTCGACGCCCGAGGGCGCCCGCGACTTCCTGGTCCCCGCGCGCCTGCAGCCGGGCAGCTTCTACGCGCTGCCGCAGAGCCCGCAGCTGTTCAAACAGCTGCTGATGGTCGGTGGCATCGAGCGTTACTTCCAGATCGCGCGCTGCTACCGCGACGAGGACTTCCGCGCCGACCGTCAGCCGGAGTTCACCCAGCTCGACATCGAGATGAGCTTCGTGCGCCAAGACGATGTGATCCTGCTGGCCGAGGACATCCTGACCGCGTTGTGGAAGCTGGTCGGCCACGAGATCACCACGCCGATCCCGCACATGACCTACGCCGAGGCGATGCGGCGTTTCGGTAGCGACAAGCCGGATCTGCGTTTCGGCGTCGAGATCACCGAATGCACGGACTACTTCGCCGAGACCCCGTTCCGGGTGTTCCAGGCGGAGTACGTCGGCGCGGTCGTGATGCCCGGTGGCGCGAGCCAGCCGCGACGTCAGCTCGACGCCTGGCAGGAGTGGGCCAAGCAGCGTGGCGCCAAGGGCCTGGCTTACATCCTGATCAACTCCGACGGCACCCTGGGCGGCCCGGTCGCCAAGAACCTGTCCGAGGCCGAGCGTGAGGGCCTGGCCAAACACGTCGGCGCGGTGCCCGGCGACTGCGTCTTCTTCGCCGCCGGTCCGACCAAGGCGCAGCGCGCCCTGCTCGGCGCCGCGCGCGGTGAGATCGCCCGCAAGGTCGGTCTGATCGACGAGAACGCGTGGGCCTTCGTCTGGATCGTCGACGCCCCGATGTTCGAGCCGACCTCCGAGGCCACCGCCAGTGGCGACGTGGCCCTTGGCCACTCGGCCTGGACCGCCGTGCACCACGCCTTCACCTCGCCCAAGCCCGAGTCGATCGACACCTTCGACACCGACCCTGGCGCGGCGCTGGCCTACGCATACGACATCGTCTGCAACGGCAACGAGATCGGCGGCGGCTCGATCCGTATCCACCGTCGCGACGTGCAGGAACGCGTGTTCAAGGTGATGGGCATCGACCACGAGGAGGCGCAGGAGAAGTTCGGCTTCCTGCTCGACGCGTTCGCCTACGGCGCCCCGCCGCACGGTGGCATCGCCTTCGGCTGGGACCGTATCACCGCGCTGCTGGCCGGTGAGGACTCCATCCGCGAGGTGATCGCGTTCCCGAAGACCGGTGGTGGCGTCGACCCGCTCACCGACGCGCCCGCCCCGATCACCGCCCAGCAGCGCAAGGAAGCGGGGATCGACGCCAAGCCCGAGGTCAAGGGTGCCGAGGCCAAGGGTGCTGAGATCAAGGGCAACGGCAAGCCCGACGCGCCCGACACCGGCGCCGCCGCGAAGTAG
- a CDS encoding neutral zinc metallopeptidase: MTFNEGMQIDPGRASSGGGPGMGGKLAVGGGAGGLILLVITLLLGGDPGSLMGDLTGSSAEQQVGSGGTAGTPEHCKTGADANKYVDCRIVLTAQSVDAVWTEELPRQTGKRYVQPNLVLFSGAVNTGCGNATSDVGPFYCPADQTTYFDTSFFQELTDRFGASSGPLAQEYVVAHEIGHHIQNQLGDIGRAQRDPRGPESGAVRTELQADCYAGLWAHYADKKNAPGSNQPFLKPLSDTDIRDALSAANAVGDDRIQRSAGRGVNPESWTHGSSEQRQKWFLTGYRTGSVQACDTYTATDLDNPAGLR, encoded by the coding sequence ATGACCTTCAACGAAGGTATGCAGATCGATCCCGGCCGGGCATCGTCGGGCGGCGGCCCGGGCATGGGCGGCAAACTCGCCGTCGGCGGCGGCGCGGGCGGGCTGATCCTGCTGGTGATCACCCTGCTGCTCGGTGGCGATCCCGGTTCGCTGATGGGCGACCTCACCGGGTCCTCCGCCGAACAGCAGGTCGGCTCGGGTGGGACGGCGGGCACGCCCGAGCACTGCAAGACCGGCGCCGACGCCAACAAGTACGTCGACTGCCGTATCGTGCTCACCGCGCAGAGCGTCGACGCGGTGTGGACCGAGGAGCTGCCCAGGCAGACCGGCAAGCGCTACGTGCAGCCGAACCTGGTGCTGTTCTCCGGCGCGGTCAACACCGGCTGCGGCAACGCCACCAGCGACGTCGGCCCGTTCTACTGCCCGGCCGACCAGACCACTTACTTCGACACCTCGTTCTTCCAGGAGCTCACCGACCGGTTCGGGGCCAGCTCGGGTCCGCTCGCCCAGGAGTACGTGGTGGCCCACGAGATCGGCCACCACATCCAGAATCAGCTCGGCGACATCGGTCGCGCCCAGCGCGATCCGCGCGGCCCGGAATCCGGCGCGGTCCGCACCGAGCTGCAGGCCGACTGTTACGCGGGCCTGTGGGCACACTACGCGGACAAGAAGAACGCACCGGGCAGCAACCAACCGTTCCTGAAACCGCTGTCGGACACCGACATCCGCGACGCGCTCTCCGCGGCCAATGCTGTCGGCGACGACCGCATCCAGCGCAGCGCGGGGCGCGGGGTCAACCCCGAGTCGTGGACGCACGGGTCTTCCGAACAACGCCAGAAGTGGTTCCTCACCGGCTACCGGACCGGGTCGGTGCAGGCCTGCGATACCTACACCGCGACCGACCTGGACAACCCCGCCGGGCTACGCTGA